Proteins from one Psilocybe cubensis strain MGC-MH-2018 chromosome 11, whole genome shotgun sequence genomic window:
- a CDS encoding Mitochondrial dicarboxylate transporter — translation MASTTTPPIEAAAPAALAPAKPKKQPYPFWLGGVAATIAASITHPLDLTKVRLQASGDKRMIQSIKKTYSTAGVRGLFDGISGTWLRQMSYSMCRFWAYDESKKILGAGPDAPAWKLAAAGSMAGGIAGLIGNPGEIVMVRLQGDFAKPPEKRFNYKHCFDALFRMVREEGVSSLGRGVTPNVFRAVLMNASQLASYDFFKAELLKTKYFDDNIMCHFTASFAAGTVATTVCSPADVLKSRIMNASGPGSNSTLGVIRASMKADGPMFMFKGWVPAWTRLQPTTILIFLTLEQLKNGVDFSRSKGFTFL, via the exons ATGGCATCCACCACAACACCCCCGATCGAAGCAGCCGCCCCCGCCGCGCTCGCACCCGCCAAACCCAAGAAACAGCCCTACCCATTCTGGCTCGGCGGTGTAGCAGCCACCATCGCCGCCTCCATCACCCA CCCCCTGGATCTGACCAAAGTCCGCCTACAGGCCTCGGGCGATAAGCGCATGATTCAGAGTATCAAGAAGACGTATTCGACAGCAG GCGTCCGCGGCCTCTTCGACGGCATATCCGGCACATGGCTCCGCCAAATGTCTTACTCGATGTGCCGCTTCTGGGCCTACGACGAGAGCAAGAAGATCCTCGGCGCTGGTCCGGACGCGCCGGCGTGGAAGTTGGCGGCGGCTGGGAGTATGG CTGGTGGTATCGCAGGTCTCATCGGAAACCCCGGAG AGATCGTGATGGTGCGGCTCCAGGGAGACTTTGCGAAGCCACCTGAGAAGAGGTTCAATTATAAGCATTGTTTTGATGCGCTTTTTAGG ATGGTGAGAGAGGAAGGTGTATCGTCCCTTGGTCGTGGAGTTACACCTAACGTCTTCCGTGCTGTGTTGATGAACGCCAGTCAACTCGCTTC ATACGATTTCTTCAAGGCGGAGTTGTTGAAGACTAAGTATTTTGATGATAACATTATGTGTCATTTTACTGCTAGTTTTGCTGCT GGAACTGTGGCTACGACTGTGTGCTCGCCTGCTGATGTGCTAAAG AGCCGAATTATGAATGCATCCGGACCTGGCTCGAAC TCAACACTAGGCGTCATCCGCGCATCGATGAAAGCGGACGGACCGATGTTCATGTTCAAGGGATGGGTGCCTGCGTGGACGCGTCTTCAGCCAACGAcgattttgatatttttgaCGCTTGAGCAGTTGAAGAATGGAGTGGACTTTTCGAGGTCGAAGGGGTTCACGTTTTTGTAG
- a CDS encoding putative beta-galactosidase A — MSQTLSRSVWLSILPVPSLWPDILQKIKAAGFNAISVYTHMAQINPSRGVVDFSGHRALQPLFDAAKASGLWIILRPGKPSWIYTRPRYINAETSAGGIAHWITTEIAGQPRSNDTDYRAAWQDYIAGIIKVTAPNQISSGGPVIDNEFSQAPAFHAAYFAELEEVYHNSPIDVPLTYNDPGMGSSFINGTGAVDLYGFDEYPQRYDCTHQTWNPAPTNYYSYHMQVNPANPQFIPEFQSGAGDSWGLTSPGYDGCRLLTGPDFLSVFNQALWASNAKMINFYMFYGGTSWGAIPYPGIYTSYDYGATITESRQLTTKFDEMKRQGLFLRSTPDFYKTDWIADTNSGISVSNNPAAYVTELRNPDTQSGYFIVRQANSSSLETITLKLNVTTSAGALQIPLQSPDITIGGRQSKVINTDYKFGSASKALYSTAQVLFAGIIDGRDILFLHGDTNQTHEIALALTGNPSKLKASPFVELSTKVPGVPRDTTVITFGPGITDLITVWDSDTQLILFADSNTAATFWAPVIPGNAANPFKAYWGIGTNESVLVGGPSLVRDASISGTTLALSGDLETSVQIRVVAPRKIKTITWNGARVALDPSSAVASTGGLSGQLKLRTPLSDIKIPQLTEWKFQDSLPEIQKDFDDDSWTIANHTTTNIPYPPYYNDGRILYGCDYGFCENVVLWRGHFKATGQEKSLNLTVNGGQNFAASVWLNDVFLNSYTVSSAAEFNQTFEFPDGALLPRKDNVITVIQDNMGLDENGYNPNDVLKSPRGIRGFQLDNGGQFEVWKVQGKVGGYKNFPDKTRGVLNEGGLFGERSGWHLPSFPISTWATRALSQGLPDGAGVGFFVTTFDLNIQGVDAMISFTFTEPLGQAYRAYLFVNGWMMGKRVGNLGPQAKFPVHEGILNYHGQNTVAVALWSLTNQPISPELELHLDSDESTKWDYHSFSIHLSRTMEPKVCCGHVRSFCNLAARIVKDDDKAYVTLALTPTLINRAKDEVEVEFKGKEPESVIRRVRIVSLIQSDSQNPLELFESHAKAFPAAYADLLQGKSITCKMTNTEFDAAPPINIVVLDTIAQPLFQITRAVSGKSIPIVGWITGHVSSSVRYNGLERLGGLGDLGAKIDAEAARRGVSAKEIGDSLWNTGSGEVVKVPGLTDMYDWEYFPQKLPFEVTLSDFLRLSYAGIKDSDAAFVTSAYAFEPESMEALKSWFEEWNKDVYIIGPLLPSGYGIERNFLENSLAEHGPNSVMLISFGTFYWPVVQEYIEEVIEVLIEQKFPFILCYASPFAQLSDNLIERAEASGFGLVSKWAPQQFILNHPATGWFVSHCGHNSVMESLGSGMPIIAWPFHADQPMGAAHIEADLNVGIELVEVRTGEKGMKPLKRHGRQAKGSREAVGTEFRQVIEDCRGEKGKVWRKNAQSMKAKLAKVWLDGGDSKEDFKAFLTKYGF, encoded by the exons ATGAGCCAAACATTGAGCAGATCAGTCTGGCTTTCCATACTCCCCGTCCCATCCCTCTGGCCGGATATCCTGCAGAAGATCAAAGCCGCCGGGTTCAACGCTATAAGCGTGTACACGCACATGGCGCAGATCAATCCCTCGCGAGGCGTGGTGGATTTCAGCGGACACCGTGCCCTCCAACCACTGTTCGACGCTGCAAAAGCGAGTGGGCTCTGGATCATCCTCCGTCCGGGTAAGCCATCCTGGATTTATACAAGACCCCGG TATATCAATGCCGAGACGTCTGCGGGAGGCATTGCGCATTGGATCACGACGGAAATTGCTGGTCAACCCCGCTCGAACGATACAGACTACCGTGCAGCGTGGCAAGATTACATCGCTGGTATAATCAAAGTCACAGCGCCGAACCAGATTTCGTCCGGGGGACCAGTCATAG ACAACGAATTCTCGCAGGCTCCTGCATTCCATGCTGCGTATTTTGCTGAACTCGAAGAGGTGTATCATAACTCGCCAATTGACGTCCCTCTCACCTACAATGACCCCGGAATGGGATCTAGCTTTATAAATGGAACT GGTGCAGTTGACCTTTACGG CTTTGATGAATACCCTCAACGATACGATTGTACCCATCAAACATGGAATCCGGCTCCGACTAACTATTACTCGTACCATATGCAGGTCAATCCTGCAAATCCGCAATTTATACCTg AATTTCAAAGCGGTGCGGGTGACTCATGGGGTCTTACATCTCCAG GCTACGATGGCTGCAGGCTCTTAACAGGACCTGACTTCTTGTCAGTGTTTAATCAGGCATTGTGGGCAAGTAACGCCAAGATGATAAATTTTTATATGTTTTATGG AGGAACTTCTTGGGGAGCTATTCCATATCCCGGCATTTACACCTCTTACGATTATGGAGCAACT ATCACTGAATCAAGGCAGTTGACGACAAAATTTGATGAAATGAAACGACAGGGTCTCTTCCTACGTAGCACCCCAGATTTCTACAAAACAGATTGGATAGCAGATACCAATAGTGGCATATCTGTTTCAAATAATCCTGCAGCGTATGTTACAGAGCTGAGGAATCCAGATACTCAATCAGGGTACTTCATTGTCCGTCAAGCCAACTCGTCTTCTCT CGAAACCATTACATTGAAATTAAATGTCACAACATCGGCTGGTGCCCTCCAAATCCCGCTCCAAAGTCCTGACATTACGATTGGAGGACGTCAATCAAAAGTTATAAATACGGATTATAAATTCGGATCTGCTTCAAAGGCTTTATACTCGACTGCTCAAGTACTTTTTGCAGGGATAATTGACGGCAGAGATATTCTCTTCCTTCATGGTGATACGAACCAGACACATGAAATTGCGCTCGCTCTTACTGGCAACCCCAGCAAGCTGAAGGCGTCTCCTTTCGTAGAGCTATCCACCAAGGTGCCTGGTGTGCCTAGGGATACCACTGTCATCACTTTCGGCCCCGGTATAACTGACCTCATTACCGTCTGGGACTCGGATACGCAACTGATTCTGTTTGCTGATTCCAACACGGCGGCAACATTTTGGGCACCGGTGATCCCTGGGAATGCTGCCAATCCATTCAAAGCCTATTGGGGCATAGGAACCAATGAATCTGTGCTCGTTGGAGGTCCTTCCCTTGTTCGTGACGCCAGCATCTCTGGCACAACTTTGGCTCTGAGCGGCGATCTTGAGACTTCCGTTCAAATCCGTGTGGTCGCTCCTCGAAAAATCAAGACAATAACGTGGAATGGTGCTAGAGTTGCGCTAGatccttcttctgcggttGCATCGACCGGCGGGCTCAGTGGCCAGTTGAAGCTCAGAACACCCCTGTCGGACATCAAGATACCTCAATTGACAGAATGGAAATTCCAAGATAGCTTACCAGAGATTCAGAAGGATTTCGATGACGATTCGTGGACTATTGCGAATCATACGACAACAAATATTCCATATCCACCTTACTACAACGACGGCCGGATACTGTACGGTTGCGACTATGGATT CTGTGAAAATGTTGTCCTATGGAGAGGGCACTTCAAGGCAACTGGACAAGAAAAGAGTCTGAATTTAACAGTCAACGGGGGGCAAA ATTTCGCTGCGAGTGTCTGGTTAAATGATGTGTTCTTGAACAGTTACACTGT TTCAAGTGCGGCTGAATTCAACCAGACGTTTGAATTTCCGGACGGCGCACTATTGCCAAGAAAGGATAATGTTATAACCGTCATTCAG GATAACATGGGATTGGATGAAAATGGATACAATC CAAATGATGTTCTCAAAAGCCCCCGAGGTATAAGAGGTTTCCAACTGGATAACGGAGGACAGTTCGAAGTCTGGAAGGTGCAAGGAAAGGTTGGCGGTTACAAAAA CTTCCCTGACAAGACACGAG GCGTTCTAAACGAGGGTGGATTGTTTGGCGAACGCAGCGGCTGGCACCTGCCGTCATTCCCGATTTCGACCTGGGCAACACGGGCATTGTCCCAAGGCCTTCCAGATGGGGCCGGTGTAGGATTCTTTGTCACAACCTTCGATCTGAATATTCAAGGTGTGGATGCAATGATATCCTTCACGTTCACGGAACCTTTGGGTCAAGCCTATCGAGCGTATTTGTTTGTAAATGGGTGGATGATGGGCAAACGAGTAGGCAACCTCGG TCCTCAAGCTAAATTTCCGGTTCACGAAGGAATTCTTAATTATCATGGACAAAA CACTGTGGCTGTTGCCTTGTGGTCCTTGACAAACCAGCCCATATCTCCAGAGCTTGAGCTTCACCTTGACTCG GACGAATCTACTAAATGGGATTACCATTCCTTCTCTATCCATTTGTCTCGAACAATGGAGCCGAAAGTCTGCTGCG GACATGTCAGATCCTTCTGCAATCTTGCAGCACGCATTGTCAAGGATGATGACAAGGCATATGTGACTCTTGCACTGACGCCAACCTTGATCAATAGAGCCAAGGATGAAGTCGAAGTGGAGTTCAAGGGGAAGGAGCCCGAGAGCGTTATTCGACGCGTCAG AATTGTATCTCTAATCCAATCCGACTCTCAAAACCCACTGGAGCTCTTTGAATCGCACGCAAAAGCCTTTCCTGCTGCTTATGCCGATTTGTTGCAAGGCAAATCTATCACCTGCAAAATGACAAACACCGAATTCGACGCTGCTCCGCCAATCAACATCGTCGTTCTAGAT ACTATTGCCCAACCTCTGTTCCAAATAACGCGAGCCGTTTCCGGAAAATCAATTCCCATTGTCGGATGGATTACAGGTCACGTCTCTAGCTCTGTCCGTTACAATGGTTTGGAGCGTCTGGGAGGGTTAGGCGACCTCGGCGCTAAAATTGATGCTGAGGCTGCCCGTCGTGGGGTCTCCGCTAAGGAGATCGGAGACTCC CTATGGAATACTGGGAGCGGCGAAGTGGTCAAAGTGCCTGGACTCACAGATATGTACGATTGGGAATACTTCCCACAAAAG CTACCATTCGAGGTTACCTTGTCTGACTTCCTGAGACTTTCCTATGC AGGAATCAAGGATTCTGACGCGGCGTTTGTGACTTCTGCATATGCGTTTGAGCCTGAATCAATGGAAGCGCTCAAGTCTTGGTTCGAGGAGTGGAACAAAGATGTGTACATCATCGGACCACTCCTACCTTCCGGGTATGGTATCGAGAGAAATTTCCTTGAAAATTCTCTAGCTGAACACGGGCCTAACTCGGTCATGCTG ATCTCGTTTGGAACTTTTTATTGGCCGGTTGTGCAAGAATACATCGAAGAGGTCATCGAGGTCTTAATTGAACAAAAGTTCCCTTTC ATCCTATGCTATGCCTCGCCTTTTGCCCAACTGTCAGATAACTTAATTGAGAGAGCTGAAGCATCCGGATTTGGCTTGGTTTCTAAATGGGCCCCTCAGCAATTCATCCTGAACCACCCG GCCACCGGATGGTTTGTATCACACTGTGGTCATAACAGTGTCATGGAAAGTTTGGGAAGTGGAATGCCAAT CATCGCGTGGCCTTTTCACGCAGACCAACCTATGGGCGCCGCCCATATCGAAGCAGATCTCAACGTCGGGATTGAATTAGTAGAGGTAAGGACGGGGGAGAAAGGTATGAAGCCATTGAAAAGACACGGGCGCCAAGCCAAAGGCTCGCGGGAAGCTGTGGGGACAGAATTCAGGCAAGTTATTGAGGACTGCAGAGGGGAGAAAGGCAAGGTCTGGCGCAAAAACGCACAGTCGATGAAGGCGAAACTTGCAAAGGTGTGGCTGGATGGCGGCGATTCGAAGGAAgatttcaaagcctttttGACAAAGTACGGGTTTTAA
- a CDS encoding Cathepsin E-B, translating to MKHALFSFCILLALRDVAGGPNPAITPRSELSLDEIARRYTRRTEHGLHLPIVRTSSPSLERRAGATAAIGLGDFIDVTYSVLLTIGAITTPLILDTGSSDLWVMSDACSVGCTGGVGVYPQSSFRYAGVDVALLYGDSTTGTFAQGVIGEDTVDLAGLTLDNQFFAAINRTNTSIAQAGSAGIFGLGFPVNSVIWNNLFTAGAEGSEEKSSKQKRQDEPVYPATHPTIKLGSPFPSFDLRMPKFPSLPATLGEAPARHGTRQTAPRQTTSNRMYNVFASYKTIAPFLPRLVANSVLERPMFSVTLQRDTVDIGGNVGMLSIGELPEGVQNENMTWVPLREYTSSEGGLPAPPDAPEEVYPITWEVMLDGVFFDGELLPLSSLSDSSIQLSALIDTGNSLIRGPADVIDQIQKKLGVNGLFPCSIPHTLAFKIGGQMFPVDPRDFVSQAFQNNVKTCSSNLVATDAPSVGGYQFGWSLGTPFLKGVLSAYYYGNLTYPSQDPPKMGFLSTVPTDADQRLRDAVAAAAKADDNFPAITESAPSGAAKHVPTNSNGIAQSTATGGSHASNGASNAARIYGLLSSSWFSTGMSILFALSFSSTSTALSI from the exons ATGAAGCACGCgttattttctttctgcaTACTACTCGCCTTGCGGGATGTGGCCGGGGGACCGAATCCTGCGATAACACCCCGCTCCGAACTTTCGCTTGACGAGATTGCGAGACGGTACACGAGACGAACGGAACATGGTTTGCATCTGCCAATTGTGAGGACAAGTTCACCAAGCTTGGAGCGGAGGGCCGGGGCGACAGCTGCGATAGGATTAGGGGACTTTATTGATGT TACGTATTCTGTCCTCCTAACTATTGGTGCCATCACGACACCTCTTATTCTCG ACACTGGCTCATCAGACCTATGGGTTATGTCGGACGCTTGCTCTGTAGGCTGCACGGGTGGCGTTGGTGTATACCCCCAGTCAAGTTTCAGGTATGCCGGAGTTGATGTCGCGCTCCTGTACGGCGATTCTACCACTGGAACTTTCGCGCAAGGCGTCATCGGCGAGGACACGGTAGACCTCGCCGGCTTAACGCTGGACAATCAGTTTTTCGCTGCTATCAACAGGACGAATACGAGCATCGCCCAAGCAGGTTCAGCGGGTATATTTGGTCTGGGGTTCCCCGTCAACAG TGTAATATGGAATAATTTATTCACAGCGGGCGCTGAGGGAAGTGAAGAGAAATCGTCCAAGCAGAAACGACAAGACGAACCAGTCTATCCCGCTACCCATCCTACCATCAAACTGGGCTCACCCTTCCCCTCATTCGATCTCCGTATGCCAAAGTTCCCCAGTCTGCCAGCGACGCTCGGCGAGGCCCCAGCTCGTCACGGGACGCGCCAGACCGCGCCCAGACAGACGACTTCTAACAGGATGTACAACGTGTTTGCGTCGTACAAGACGATCGCGCCATTCCTGCCGCGGCTGGTGGCGAACAGCGTACTTGAGCGACCGATGTTCAGCGTCACGTTGCAGCGGGACACGGTTGACATTGGCGGCAATGTGGGGATGCTGAGTATCGGGGAATTACCTGAAGGGGTGCAGAATGAGAATATGACTTGGGTGCCACTGCGCGAGTATACGTCTTCAGAGGGCGGGTTGCCTGCGCCCCCAGACGCTCCTGAGGAA GTTTACCCTATCACTTGGGAAGTTATGCTTGACGGTGTCTTTTTCGATGGCGAACTTCTACCTCTTTCTTCGCTCTCCGACTCTAGCATCCAACTTTCTGCACTCATAGACACG GGTAACTCGCTCATTCGCGGTCCAGCAGATGTTATCGACCAAATTCAGAAAAAGTTGGGCGTCAATGGTTTATTCCCATGTTCTATCCCGCACACCCTTGCGTTCAAGATTGGAGGACAAATGTTCCCTGTCGACCCTCGCGACTTTGTTTCTCAGGCATTCCAGAATAACGTGAAGACGTGCTCGTCAAATTTAGTTGCGACAGACGCTCCGTCTGTGGGTGGATATCAGTTTGGATGGAGTTTGGGGACACCGTTTTTGAAAGG TGTTCTGTCCGCGTATTACTATGGGAATTTGACGTACCCCAGTCAGGACCCGCCCAAGATGGGATTCCTCTCCACTGTTCCAACTGATGCAGACCAGCGGCTACGAGACGCTGTCGCAGCTGCCGCCAAAGCAGATGACAATTTCCCTG CTATTACGGAATCCGCACCCTCAGGAGCGGCAAAACACGTACCGACAAACTCGAATGGGATAGCGCAGTCTACTGCTACAGGGGGGTCGCACGCCTCCAACGGCGCCAGCAACGCGGCTCGTATATACGGCCTACTCAGCTCCTCCTGGTTTTCGACAGGGATGTCTATCCTCTTCGCCCTCTCGTTCTCGTCTACATCCACAGCGCTTTcaatatga
- a CDS encoding putative rhamnogalacturonate lyase C, whose protein sequence is MDALFDRRPPTNLEDFRRNPVVFLAKRGYYAGVTHCEPPTTPRIQVVAISDTHNHHGEVALVPDGDILIHAGDLTQSGTRTEMISALQWLADQPHPHKIFIAGNHDLGLNVPKKDLHDLLEDFPGLVYLAESSVTLTINTRTVRIYGSPMTPKFGSWPFQYPRTKPEDAHWDKIPLDTDILITHGPPAHHADHGNGCGALLKQLWSVRPRLHVFGHIHTARGIEHVAWSDAQAAYERIMTNQYSWREFLALLWGIWRVDKAKSTLINAASLGGFRDEERRDAIVIDI, encoded by the coding sequence ATGGACGCTTTATTTGACCGCCGCCCCCCGACAAATCTCGAGGATTTCAGACGCAATCCGGTTGTATTCTTAGCGAAAAGGGGTTATTATGCTGGCGTTACCCACTGTGAACCGCCAACAACACCCCGAATTCAAGTGGTCGCTATCTCTGATACCCATAATCATCATGGGGAGGTGGCTTTAGTACCGGATGGTGACATTCTTATACATGCTGGGGATCTCACGCAATCTGGAACTCGCACAGAGATGATTTCAGCTTTACAATGGCTGGCAGACCAACCACATCCACACAAGATATTCATTGCGGGCAACCATGACCTGGGATTAAATGTTCCCAAGAAAGATCTACACGACCTTCTAGAAGACTTCCCGGGCCTCGTATACTTGGCCGAATCATCGGTTACATTGACCATTAATACACGCACGGTCAGGATTTATGGCAGTCCCATGACCCCGAAATTTGGTTCTTGGCCCTTTCAATACCCTCGTACTAAGCCTGAAGATGCACACTGGGACAAAATACCACTTGATACCGACATTTTAATTACCCATGGCCCACCAGCTCATCATGCGGATCATGGCAACGGGTGTGGGGCGCTTCTCAAACAGCTTTGGAGTGTCCGACCACGCCTTCATGTATTTGGGCACATTCATACTGCTCGGGGTATTGAGCACGTCGCTTGGTCCGATGCACAGGCTGCGTACGAGAGGATAATGACGAATCAATACTCTTGGAGAGAATTTTTGGCTCTTCTCTGGGGAATTTGGAGAGTAGACAAGGCGAAATCAACTTTGATAAATGCAGCATCTCTAGGGGGATTTAGGGACGAAGAGCGACGGGATGCGATTGTCATTGATATTTAA
- a CDS encoding Putative peroxiredoxin (Putative peroxiredoxin (Fragment)), producing the protein MASVKVGDTIPEGTFQYVPYTPDLENATSLSTNEWKGKKVVLFSVPGAFTPTCHVNHLPPYLQKYDEFKAKGVDVIAVVAANDPFVMSGWGRVEGLKDKILSLSDANAQWNSKLGLTLDLTDKGFGIRTARYALIIDDLVIKYFGPEPGPGVTASGADAVLAAL; encoded by the exons ATGGCTTCCGTCAAAGTTGGAGACACTATCCCTGAGGGAACTTTCCAATATGTTCCATACACCCCCGATCTTGAGAATG CTACCTCCCTCTCTACCAACGAGTGGAAGGGCAAGAAGGTCGTTCTTTTCTCTGTCCCCGGAGCCTTCACC CCCACATGCCATGTGAACCACCTGCCACCCTACCTCCAAAAATACGACGAATTCAAGGCTAAGGGCGTCGATGTTATCGCCGTCGTAGCTGCCAATGATCCCTTTGTGATGAGCGGATGGGGTCGCGTTGAAGGTCTCAAGGACAAG ATTCTCTCCCTTTCTGACGCCAATGCCCAATGGAACAGCAAGCTCGGTCTTACTCTTGATCTAACTGACAAGGGCTTTGGAATTCGCACCGCCCGATATGCTTTGATCATTGACGACCTGGTCATCAAGTACTTTGGT CCTGAGCCAGGTCCCGGTGTCACCGCTTCCGGTGCTGATGCTGTCCTCGCAGCTTTGTAA